CCGGCCAGTTGCGCGGCCAGCGCCTCGGCGTCGGCCTTGTCTCTCTGCGTACGCCGGACGGAGGCCGCCTTCATCTGTTCGATCACCGACTTGTTCGCCTTTGTCGCCTCGATGGCGAGTTTTTTCGGCAGCAGGTAGTTGCGCCCGTATCCTTCCGCGACCTTCACCACGTCGCCGCGCGAGCCCAGCTTGGGCACGTCTTCTTTCAGTATGACTTCCATTTGCAAAATCTCCAGTGTCGAGTTTCTGGTTTCTAGTTTCTAGCTGGTCGAGTCCGCCGCACCGGGCCACTAGAAACTCGAAACTAGAAACTAGCGACTCGTTTTAGGCGCGGCCCGCAAACGGCAGCAGCGCGATGTTTCGCGCCTGCTTGATCGCCGTGGAAAGCCGCCGCTGGTGCGGCGTGCACACGCCGGTCAGGCGCCGCGGCACAATCTTGCCGCTCTCCGCCACGAACTGCCCCAGCAGCCGGACGTCTTTGTAGTTGATCGAGTCAATCTTCTCGACGCAGAACTTGCACACTTTCTTGCGCCGGAAATACTTGCGGCCGCCTTCACGAGGACCGCCGGAACGCTGCGGACGCGGGCCGCGCGTCGGCGCTGCCGCTACGGCTGCGCTTGGTTCTCCGCCATCGGCTCCTGCCGGAGCCTGGCTACGGTTTGTTTCGTCTGCCATGATTCCTCTCTGAAACAGTTTCAAGTTTCTGGTTTCTAGTTCTCCAGATTCGAGCTGCGGTCGCGCGGAGCGGCCACTAGAAACTCGAAACCAGAAACTAGGAACTGGCGGTTACGCCGTTGCCGGCGCCGCTTCGCTGCCCGCCTCTGCTTCCGGCGCGGGTTTCGCCTTCACCTTCGCGTCGCGCAAGGCCTTGATCTTGGCCAGCCGCTTCTGCTCTTCGTCCACGCGCACGGTGATGAACTTGATCACCGGCTCGGCGACGCGCAGGCGGCGCTCCAACTCGCGGACCACTTGCCCGCTGCCTTCCATGGTAAACAGCACATACATGCCGTCCTGGAAGCCGCGCACCAGGTACGCCAGCCGCCGCTTGCCCATGCGTTCCACGTTCCTCAGCGTCCCGCCGGCGGTGCTCACCTGCGATTCCAGGGTGGAAATCAGTTTGTCCAGGTCTTCCTCGGCCATGTCGGACCGCACGATAAACATCAGTTCGTAGGTACGTTGCATTCGCCTTCTCCGCGATAGCTGCCAGCCATCAGCCTTCAGCCACCAGCAAAAACTCTCTTGTTCGCAATTCACCAGCTCGGAACTTGCAACTCATTCGTCCGCAGCCGCGCCGCTTGCCTTTCGGTTAAACCGGTTCATCGCCGCCGCGGCGCCTTCGCTGAAGATCACCTTCACTGCTTCGGCGGCGGCATCCAGTTCCTGGTCCACCACCTCGTACTGCGACTTCTTCAACTGCGACAGCACGTACTTGGCGCCGTCGTTCACCGGAAACTCCGGGCCGATTCCCAGCCGGATGCGCAGAAACTCCTGCGTCCCCAGCGCGTTCACCACCGACTCCAGCCCGTTGTGCCCCGCCGTCCCGCCGCGCTGCCGGACACGAATCGTGCCCCAGGGCAGATCGAGCTCGTCGTAAATCACCACCAGGTCGCGTGTCGGCTCCACTTCGAGCTCGCTAGCCAACTCTCGCACTGCCAGCCCGCTCAGGTTCATGTACGTCTCGGGCTTGGCCAGCACCACTTCTTCCGGACCGATGCGCGTTTTCCCGGTCAGCGCCCGGCAGCGCCGGTTGTTGACCTCAGCCCCGTACTGCTCGGCCAGTCGGTCCACCGCCAGGAACCCGAGGTTGTGCGGCGTGAACTGGTACTCGATACCGGGATTTCCAAGTCCCACGACCAGCTTCATGCCGTCAGTCAGTTTCAAGCTTCAGTTTCAGTTTCAGTTCACCGACCTGAAACGCGAAACTGAAACTATTTCTTCTCCTTCTTCTCGCCCTTTTCCGGCTTCTCGGCCTTTTCCGGAGCAACCTCGGCGCCTTCCTCGGCCGTTTCCTGCTTGCCTTTCTTGATAACCTCGGGCTCGGCCGGCGTGACGGCAGCTTCGGCGGCCACGGCTTCCGGAGTCGGCGCAGCTTCTTCCTTCACCGACGTAACGTGAGCCACCACTTGGTCGGCCGGCGTGATCATACGCACTTTGCCGCGGTCCACCGGCAGGTCGCTCACGCGCAGCACCTCGCCGAACACCAGGTGCGAAACGTCGGCGTCGACGTGGCTCGGAATATCGCCCGGCAGGCACTCCACTTCGACTTCGCGCAGCACCTGGTCTAGAATTCCGCCCTGCTGCTTCACGCCCGCCGCTTCGCCCTTCAGCGCGATCGGTACCTTCACCTTCAGGCGCTGGTCCATGGCAATGCGCTTCAGGTCCAGGTGCAGCAGCGCTCCCCGGATCGGCTCCCACTGCCACTCGACGATCATCGCCTTGCTGCGCTCGCCGTCCAGGTGCAAATCGAAAATCGTGTTGTATCCCGACTCCGAGTGCAGAATGCGCGTGATCTGCTTTGGATCCACGCTCACCGACACCGGCGGTTTGCCGGCGCCATACACCACGGCGGGCACCTTCCCGCTCTTGCGCACGCGGCGCGCGACGTTCTTCCCCTTCGCCTCCCGCACCTGTGCTTCCACTACGTTGGGTTCTGTTGTTGTAGCCATAATTTCCAAGTCCTTCTCTGTGCTCTGTGCCCCCGGTCTCCAGCAATCCCCCACGGAATCTCTAGGTAAATAACCGGCTGACCGAGGTCTCCTCGTGGATGGACTGGATCGCCCGCGCGATCAGCCCCGCGATGGACAGCACCTTGATCTTCGGTTCGTTGCGCCCCGCCTCGCTCAGCGGGATGGTATTCGTCACCACCACCTGCTCCAGCGGCGACTGCGAAATCCTCTCGATTGCCGGCCCCGACAGCACCGGATGCGTGGCGCATGCGACCACCTTTTTCGCGCCGCTTTCCAGCAGCGCGTTGGCCGTCTTCACCAGCGTGCCCGCAGTGTCAATGATGTCGTCGAGCAGCAAACACGTGCGGCCCTTCACGTCGCCGATCACGTGCATCACCTCGGTCACATCCATCTCCACCCGCCGTTTGTCCACGATGGCCAACGCCGAATCCATCTTCTTGGCGAAGAACCGGGCGCGCTCCACGCCACCCGCGTCCGGAGACACCACCGTCAGGTCCGGGTACGCCCGCTCCCGGTAGTAGCCCACCAGCACCGGCGAGGCGAACAAATGGTCCACCGGGATGTTGAAAAACCCCTGGATTTGCGGTGCGTGCAGGTCCACGATCAGCGCGCGGTCGGCGCCCGCGGTGGTCAGCAGGTCCGCCACCAGCTTCGAACTGATCGGCGACCGCGGCTTGTCCTTGCGGTCCTGGCGCGCGTAGCCGTAATACGGGATCACCGGCGTGATGCGCCGCGCCGAGGCGCGTTTCAGCGCGTCAATCATCAGCAGCAGCTCCATCAGGTGCGAATCCACCGGGTGGCACGTGGGCTGCAGCACGAAAACGTCCGCCCCGCGCACGTTCTCCAGGATCTGCACGTAGTGCTCCCCGTCGGAGAAGCGCGTGATCTGCGTCTGCCCGCGCGGAATGCCGAGGAACGCGCAGATTTCGTCTGCCAGCGCCGGGTTGGCCGTGCCGCAGAAAATCTTCAGCCTGTCGTCGCTGCGCGCGCGCTCCGGTTTGCGCACCTTCGCCTGCGTCGCGGCGTCTTCTTTCCTTTGCGTGGTCGTTGCCACCGTTGTCGCCATCACGTTGCTCGCTGCTGTACGCATCTCAGTGGGATTGACTGCCTGGCTCGGCTTGTGTCCCGTCTGCATGAAAGCTCTTAGCCATTGGCGCTTACCAATTAGCTGGTTTCGACTGACTCCAAGCTTCTCGCCCTCTTACTCGAAACTCGCAACCAGACACTGGTTCTTGGCTGGGCGGCCAGGATTCGAACCTGGACAAAGTGCTCCAAAGGCACTTGACCTACCATTAGTCGACCGCCCAACCCTACTTGCCGATTGGGTGAATTGGTGATTGGGCGATTGGCAAGCATTCCGGTTTCCCATCGCCAAATCAGCAAATCGGTAAATCAGCAAATCATTCAAACATCTGCCGCCAGTACTCTGTCCGGCCCAGCGTCCTTGCCGCCTTGGCCTCCATTCCCCGTGCCTTCAGTGCCGGCGCTGTTCGCTCCGCCATTTCCGGCGATTCGAAGATCCCGTACACCGCCGACCCCGAACCCGACAGCGACGCGTACTTCGCGCCTTCGCGCTCTAAGACACGTTTCACCTCGCGCAGTTCGGGACACTGGGGAAAGACGACGCGCTCGAAGTCGTTTTCGATCCCGGCTCGGACAAGGTCGAGAAGCAGTGTCTCGCCACGGTCCCTGTCTTTGACAGGAACACCGGATAGGGAACCCGCCAGCCAGGCAAACAGCGCCCGGCTGAACAGATCCATTCTACTGGCCACGGACCCGGGCGTCAACGCCGCCTGCTCACTGTTCATCCGCGCATCCCAGTCGGCGAAAGCCTGGGGCGTGGACACTCCGACGTTCGGTGTGGCGATCACCAGCGCCAGCGGCGGCAGGTCCGGCAGCGGCGCCACCTGCTCGCCGCGTCCCATGCCCAAGACCGTGCCGCCGACCAGAAACAGCGGCACGTCGCTGCCAATCTCGGCCGCGATCGACCGCTTGTCTTCCGCCGCCAGCGGTATACCCAGCTCGCGCTCCAGCGCCAGCATGGCCGCCGCCGCGTCCGACGACCCCGCGCCCAGCCCGCCCTGCACCGGCAAATTCTTTTCGATCTGGATCAACACCCGCCGCCGTTGCTTCAGCGTGCGCATCACCCGCTCTACCACGCGCCAGCAGGTGTTGTTTTCGTCCTGCGGCACTTGCGGATGTTGGCAGCAGATCTCGATGCCGGTGCCGGAACTTGCGCTTACCCGAATGACGTCGAAGACGTCGATCGTCTGGTACACCGTGCGCAGTTCGTGGAAGCCGTCGCCGCGCACCGGCCCGATGTACAGCCCGAGATTGATTTTGGCGTAAGCGCGCGCAGCGGTCGGCATGGGAGCGGCCATTGTAATGCAGCGCTGTGGGGACGTGAGTTTTCGCGATTTAAGAGTTGGCGAATTTCAGAAGTGACGGGATTAAGGCAGGCGTAACAGGTCGGCAGTGTTGACGGCATCGGCAGCCACGGCCAGCGCGCGTGCATTCCCGCCACCGTTGGATTCCAGACATTCAGAAATCCGGTGAGCGCTTCGTCCGTGACGTGCAGCGCCAGCGCCGTTACCAGTGCAAGCCACGCCCGCGCCAGGCCGCGGGTGCCATATGCGCGTTCAGGTGCGGTCGCGGTGGTCGCCATCGTAAAGCCTTGATTGGATTCCGCTCGAAAGCCTACCGCCGGCAGCCTAGAACAGAGTGTTCTGCCTCTGTCCCGGCTTCAGCCCGAAATGCTCGTACGCCAGGTGCGTCACGGTGCGCCCGCGCGGCGTGCGGTTCAGAAACCCGATCTGAATCAGAAACGGCTCGTAGATCTCTTCGATCGCATCCGGCTCCTCGGCCAGCGCCGCCGCCAGCGTATTTACCCCCACCGGACCGCCCTCATACTTGTTGATGATCGTCAGCAGCAGCTTGCGGTCAATCTCGTCGAACCCGTGGCGGTCCACTTCGAGCATCTGCAGCGCCGCCTCGGCCGTCGCGCGATCAATGTGCCCTCCACCGCGCACTTGGGCATAGTCGCGCACCCGCCGCAGCAGCCGGTTGGCAATCCGCGGCGTCCCCCTTGCCCGCGACGCAATCTCCAGCGCGCCGTCATGGTCGATCTGCACTCCCAGAATCTCCGCCGAGCGCTTGACGATGACCCGCAGATCCTCATGCGTGTAAAACTCCAGCCGCAGCACGATCCCGAACCGCGAGCGCAGCGGAGACGACAGCAGCCCCGCCCGCGTCGTCGCCCCGACAAAGGTGAACGGCTGTACCTCGATGGTGTGCGTCCGCGCCGACGGTCCCTGCCCGATGATGATGTCCAGCTTGTAGTCTTCCAGCGCCGAGTACAGCAGTTCCTCCAGCACCGGTTGCAGCCGGTGCACCTCGTCAATGAACAGCACCTGTTTTTCGCGGACGTTGGTGAGGATGGCGGTCAGGTCGCCCTTGATTTGCAGCGCCGGCCCCGAAGTCTGTTGAAACTGCGCCCCCAACTCGTTGGCGATGATCGTGGCCAGCGTCGTCTTCCCCAGCCCCGGCGGCCCATACAGCAGCACGTGATCCAGCGCCTCGGCGCGCGAGCGCGCCGCCTCGATCGCCACCGCCAGGTTTTCCTTGACCTTGGACTGGCCGATGAATTCCTGCAGCCGCCGCGGCCGCAGCTTCAGTTCGTACGACGCATCATCGTCCACCGGGGCGGCGGAAACAATGCGGTCTGGGTTTTCCTTGGATGTAGCCACTGTGCGGCGATAGTAAGACGAAACTAGCAGCCACGCAATCGCGCTGAAGGATCGAGGACCGTCTACTGGATCACGGTGCCCGACGCCAAACAAGTCGCGACCAGGCCGTCGCCGGAGAAATTGATCACACCCGGGGTGGCGGAGCAGAAAGCCCGGGTCCCAGTGCCGCCGATGTTGATCGGTGCTGCCGTGGAAGTGTAGTTGGCCCTAGGCGTTCCGGCGCAGTCTTGCAGGCCAAAGTTGTAACCCGCCTTCTGGCCGGTGGACAGCACACTGTCCAGGATACCGGCTCCGCTGGAACTGATGGGGCTACCCCCGGCGGGCGGACCCAGCTCGGTCAGCGAGCAAGTGTAGCCAATAGTGGGATAAGTCGACGCATACGTGGTCTCGGCGGTGGAGATGGTGCGCAGGGAAGCCACCGCCGACGCTTCGTTGGCGGCGATGCGCGCGCGCAAAAGGTTGGGAAGGGCGATCGCGGCGATGATCAGGATGATCGCCACCACGATCAGCAGCTCGATCAGCGAGAATCCCTTTGCTTTCCTCATACCCGCACTCTCCGCCTCGCGGCGATATGCGCGCAAGGCACATCATAGGCCCATTTTGGCGGAGTATCGGGGAGGGTACTCTTAGAAGTAACGGGAGGAGGAAAGCATCCGCATTGTGCCGCACCCTCGCGGGCTTGGCAAGTTACTTTAGGCCGTGTACCGATCGCTTTCTCACGGCTCCTGCCGCGTTGCCCCGATGTCGGTCAGCACTTCCTGCCCGACCACCTTGCCGTCTTCGTACACTACGTGCATCAAGCGCACGCGATAGCTGCGTTTGCGCGCCATCGCGTGGGCGAGGTCGAAGTCCATGAACGACGCAATAAACTCCCACTTCCCGCCCTTGTTTTCCCAGATCTCGAACTGTGCGAACCTCGCCATGCACTACCGCGATGCCCTTGCCCTGCTGGCCAACATCCTCCGCCCCAGCTTCGGTCGCGGTGGATGTTCTCCGCAAACGATCGGGGCGGTCTCTCTCGGCCGCCCACTCGGTGCGCGTCGCGGCCCGCGACTACTCCTCCTCCTCCGTCTCCTCGCCGCGCGACTTCTTGTAATTCTCGATGATCTTCTCCTGCTGCTGCGTCGGCACGATGTCGTAGTGGTCCATTTCCATGTTGAATGACCCGCGGCCCTGCGTCATGGAGGTGAGGTCCACGCCGTAGGTGAGCATCTCGGCCATCGGCACCTCAGCCTTGATCACCGTCTTGCCGGCCTTGTTGTCCATGCCCTGAATGCGCCCGCGCCGCCCGTTCAGGTCGCCCATGATGGCGCCCGCAAACTCGTCCGGAATCTCGATTTCCACCTTCATGATCGGCTCCAGCAGCGTTGGCTTGGCCTGCTCCATCGCCTTCTTGAACGCGATCCGCCCCGCCGTCTTGAACGACAATTCGTTGGAATCCACATCGTGATAGGACCCGTCGTACAGCACCACCTTGAAGTCCACCACCGGGTAGCCGGCCAGGAAGCCGCGCTGCGCCGCCTCCACGATGCCCTTCTCCACCGCCGGAATGAAGTTCCGCGGAATCGCGCCCCCGAATATCTCGTTCACAAACTCGAAATTCGCTCCCCGCGGCAGCGGCTCCATTTTGATCCGGCAGTCGCCGAACTGGCCGTGTCCGCCCGTCTGCTTCTTGTGACGTCCCTGCACATCCGCCCGTCCGCGGATCGTCTCCCGGTACGGCACCTTGGGCGCCTTCAGGTTTACCTCCGTGTGAAAGCGCTTCTTCAGTTTCGAGACTGTCACTTCGATGTGCTGCTGTCCCGTGCCCGCGATCAAAAACTCCTTCGTCTGCTCGTCGCGGAAGAAGCGCAGCATGGCGTCCTCCTCGCGCAGCTTGGCAATGCCGTTCGACAGCTTGTCTTCATCGGCTCTCGTCTTCGGCTCGATGGCGAACGTGATCGCCGGCTCCGGCAGCTTCACCTGCGCATACTGGATCGGCGACGCCTTATCGCCCAGCGTGTCGCCCGTCAGCGTGTCGCGCAGCTTGGCCACCGCGCCCAGGTCGCCGGCATGGAGTTCGTTCACCGGCACCATGTTCTTGCCCTGCATGACGGACACGTGCGCCAGCTTTTCCGGGCTCGACCGGGTGATGTTCTGCAGCGTCGCGTCGTTCTTCAACACGCCTGAATAGACCTTGAAATACGAAATGCGCCCCGCAAACGGATCGTTCAGCGTCTTGAACACGAGCGCCGACACCGGTTCCCTGTCCGCCACCTTGCGCGCCGGCGGCGCCCCATTGCCGCTGCTCGGCAGCGCTTCCACCGGCGGACGCTGCGTCGCCGCCGGCAAATAATCCGCGATGAACTGCAGCAATCGGTCCGCCCCGATATTCCCCAGACCCGAGGTGTACAGCACCGGGTAAATCCGCCGCGCCTCTACCGCCTTGCGTAGCCCCGCCAGCAGGTGCTCTTCGCTGATCGTGCTCTTGTCGAAAAATTCTTCCATCAGCGCGTCGTCGCCCTCGGCGATCAACTCCACCAGCCTTTCGTGCGCGCTGTTCGCTGCGTCCTTCAAATTCGCCGGGATTTCGCCGTCCTTGCCCTGCCCGTTGCCGCCCATCTCGTAGCTGAACGCCCTCATCCGCACCAGATCCACCACCCCGGTCAGGTTCTTCTCGCTGCCGATGGGAAGTTGCACCGCGATCGCCGTCCGCCCGAACGCGGCCACCGCCGACCCCAGCATGCGCTCGGCGTCCGCGCGCTCGCGATCCATGCGCGACCCGACGATCACTCGCGGCAGGTTGTACTCCTCGGCGTACTGCCAGGTCTTCTCGGTGACCACCTCCACCCCGCCGACGCCGTCCACCGCCACCACCACGCCCTCGACCGCCGGCATCGCCATCTTGGCCTCGTGCACGAACATGTTGAACCCCGGCGTGTCGATGAAATTGATTTTCGTGCCCTTCCACTCGGCGTACGCCACCGCGCTGGAGATCGTCATCTGCCGCGCGATCGCTTCTTCGTCGAAATCGGTGGTGGTGCTGCCGTCGTCCACCCGTCCCAGCTTCGGCGTCGCGCCCGCGGTATACAGCATGGCGGAGATCATTTGCGTTTTGCCCGCGTGGCCGTGGCCCACCACCGCCACATTGCGCACGTTTGCGCCTTCATAAACTTTCACGATTGAAACTCCTTTAAGCCATTCCACTTCCCGGGTTGTACCGCCGACGGGATTAGGACCCCTTGCGGAAGGGCGAACGGGAGAGTTAGGAAACCTGTGATTTTAGCAGACGCGAATTTTCCCCCTCAACTTGAACCCCAGCGGTGGTCAGACCTACGACACCGCCGGAAACTCCGTCGCCGGAAAATGACGACACGTGCACCCATACTCCGTCGCGCGTCAATCCCATGAAACAGGGGTCCGGTTTCGAATCGTCGCCGCGTTTTGCGAATTCCCGCCGGAAGCCGAGCCGTTTGCAATAGAAATCCTCCGCTGCCGCCGAGTCCGATACGTGGACGAGAGGAATCGCGAGCTTGATCATGCGCCACCCCACCTTCGTAGGTAAGATCTTAGTCGGTCTTGGACCTGGGTCCCGAAGCCTGCAGGCCTTTCTTCTCCTTGCGCCCGCGCCTGCCCCATCGCATACTTGTCCTACGCTGTGGGGTTCTTAATTTCGCGTATCCAAAGCCCCGGGTAGTAACTCTAATTGCCCATGATTGGCGCGAAACGCCAAATCGCGCGCGCGACTGCCTCGCTCATCGTGCTCGCTCTATGCTGGCCGATGGCGACCGCCTTCGCCGCTGCCGCATCCGCGCCGGCTCAAAAAGCCTGCTGCATGCGTGCCTCGCATGGCTGCCACCCGCACGATCGGTCCGGCGACCAGTTCGAATCCATCTGCCATGCCTGCGGATGGTGCCACGCTCTCCCCAACGCCCAGGCGCACTTGGTATCCGCCTCCGTCACGTTTTCATTCGCTGTCTATCACGCGCCCGAACTTTCCGAGTCAATGTCCCAGGCTGCTGCCGCTCCTTCCCGCCTGCACGCCTCCCGAGCCCCTCCGCGCCCCGCATCCGCGTGACCGATAGTTCGAGCAGATTCCGGGAGCCTCAATGCAGATAGCCTCAATGCTGACAGGCTCGA
The sequence above is a segment of the Terriglobia bacterium genome. Coding sequences within it:
- a CDS encoding 50S ribosomal protein L25, producing the protein MATTTEPNVVEAQVREAKGKNVARRVRKSGKVPAVVYGAGKPPVSVSVDPKQITRILHSESGYNTIFDLHLDGERSKAMIVEWQWEPIRGALLHLDLKRIAMDQRLKVKVPIALKGEAAGVKQQGGILDQVLREVEVECLPGDIPSHVDADVSHLVFGEVLRVSDLPVDRGKVRMITPADQVVAHVTSVKEEAAPTPEAVAAEAAVTPAEPEVIKKGKQETAEEGAEVAPEKAEKPEKGEKKEKK
- the ispE gene encoding 4-(cytidine 5'-diphospho)-2-C-methyl-D-erythritol kinase, with protein sequence MPTAARAYAKINLGLYIGPVRGDGFHELRTVYQTIDVFDVIRVSASSGTGIEICCQHPQVPQDENNTCWRVVERVMRTLKQRRRVLIQIEKNLPVQGGLGAGSSDAAAAMLALERELGIPLAAEDKRSIAAEIGSDVPLFLVGGTVLGMGRGEQVAPLPDLPPLALVIATPNVGVSTPQAFADWDARMNSEQAALTPGSVASRMDLFSRALFAWLAGSLSGVPVKDRDRGETLLLDLVRAGIENDFERVVFPQCPELREVKRVLEREGAKYASLSGSGSAVYGIFESPEMAERTAPALKARGMEAKAARTLGRTEYWRQMFE
- the rpsR gene encoding 30S ribosomal protein S18, translated to MADETNRSQAPAGADGGEPSAAVAAAPTRGPRPQRSGGPREGGRKYFRRKKVCKFCVEKIDSINYKDVRLLGQFVAESGKIVPRRLTGVCTPHQRRLSTAIKQARNIALLPFAGRA
- the fusA gene encoding elongation factor G, with product MKVYEGANVRNVAVVGHGHAGKTQMISAMLYTAGATPKLGRVDDGSTTTDFDEEAIARQMTISSAVAYAEWKGTKINFIDTPGFNMFVHEAKMAMPAVEGVVVAVDGVGGVEVVTEKTWQYAEEYNLPRVIVGSRMDRERADAERMLGSAVAAFGRTAIAVQLPIGSEKNLTGVVDLVRMRAFSYEMGGNGQGKDGEIPANLKDAANSAHERLVELIAEGDDALMEEFFDKSTISEEHLLAGLRKAVEARRIYPVLYTSGLGNIGADRLLQFIADYLPAATQRPPVEALPSSGNGAPPARKVADREPVSALVFKTLNDPFAGRISYFKVYSGVLKNDATLQNITRSSPEKLAHVSVMQGKNMVPVNELHAGDLGAVAKLRDTLTGDTLGDKASPIQYAQVKLPEPAITFAIEPKTRADEDKLSNGIAKLREEDAMLRFFRDEQTKEFLIAGTGQQHIEVTVSKLKKRFHTEVNLKAPKVPYRETIRGRADVQGRHKKQTGGHGQFGDCRIKMEPLPRGANFEFVNEIFGGAIPRNFIPAVEKGIVEAAQRGFLAGYPVVDFKVVLYDGSYHDVDSNELSFKTAGRIAFKKAMEQAKPTLLEPIMKVEIEIPDEFAGAIMGDLNGRRGRIQGMDNKAGKTVIKAEVPMAEMLTYGVDLTSMTQGRGSFNMEMDHYDIVPTQQQEKIIENYKKSRGEETEEEE
- a CDS encoding prepilin-type N-terminal cleavage/methylation domain-containing protein, whose translation is MRKAKGFSLIELLIVVAIILIIAAIALPNLLRARIAANEASAVASLRTISTAETTYASTYPTIGYTCSLTELGPPAGGSPISSSGAGILDSVLSTGQKAGYNFGLQDCAGTPRANYTSTAAPINIGGTGTRAFCSATPGVINFSGDGLVATCLASGTVIQ
- a CDS encoding ribose-phosphate pyrophosphokinase codes for the protein MQTGHKPSQAVNPTEMRTAASNVMATTVATTTQRKEDAATQAKVRKPERARSDDRLKIFCGTANPALADEICAFLGIPRGQTQITRFSDGEHYVQILENVRGADVFVLQPTCHPVDSHLMELLLMIDALKRASARRITPVIPYYGYARQDRKDKPRSPISSKLVADLLTTAGADRALIVDLHAPQIQGFFNIPVDHLFASPVLVGYYRERAYPDLTVVSPDAGGVERARFFAKKMDSALAIVDKRRVEMDVTEVMHVIGDVKGRTCLLLDDIIDTAGTLVKTANALLESGAKKVVACATHPVLSGPAIERISQSPLEQVVVTNTIPLSEAGRNEPKIKVLSIAGLIARAIQSIHEETSVSRLFT
- the rpsF gene encoding 30S ribosomal protein S6, with the translated sequence MQRTYELMFIVRSDMAEEDLDKLISTLESQVSTAGGTLRNVERMGKRRLAYLVRGFQDGMYVLFTMEGSGQVVRELERRLRVAEPVIKFITVRVDEEQKRLAKIKALRDAKVKAKPAPEAEAGSEAAPATA
- the ruvB gene encoding Holliday junction branch migration DNA helicase RuvB; the protein is MAWLLVSSYYRRTVATSKENPDRIVSAAPVDDDASYELKLRPRRLQEFIGQSKVKENLAVAIEAARSRAEALDHVLLYGPPGLGKTTLATIIANELGAQFQQTSGPALQIKGDLTAILTNVREKQVLFIDEVHRLQPVLEELLYSALEDYKLDIIIGQGPSARTHTIEVQPFTFVGATTRAGLLSSPLRSRFGIVLRLEFYTHEDLRVIVKRSAEILGVQIDHDGALEIASRARGTPRIANRLLRRVRDYAQVRGGGHIDRATAEAALQMLEVDRHGFDEIDRKLLLTIINKYEGGPVGVNTLAAALAEEPDAIEEIYEPFLIQIGFLNRTPRGRTVTHLAYEHFGLKPGQRQNTLF
- the pth gene encoding aminoacyl-tRNA hydrolase — encoded protein: MKLVVGLGNPGIEYQFTPHNLGFLAVDRLAEQYGAEVNNRRCRALTGKTRIGPEEVVLAKPETYMNLSGLAVRELASELEVEPTRDLVVIYDELDLPWGTIRVRQRGGTAGHNGLESVVNALGTQEFLRIRLGIGPEFPVNDGAKYVLSQLKKSQYEVVDQELDAAAEAVKVIFSEGAAAAMNRFNRKASGAAADE